The Blastopirellula marina genome has a window encoding:
- a CDS encoding sulfite exporter TauE/SafE family protein produces the protein MTIVLAVLFGAVVGFALGLTGGGGGVFAVPLLVFGLGVEPREAVGISLAAVGGTAISGALPRLLRNEIELRTGLLFAISGMLGAPVGAYLSKFVPGNVLLILFALLMFVVAYRMWQKAKNPAVAVPTANCERDSDRASCQRDEDGKLILTSKCARLLVLVGIATGLLSGMFGVGGGFVIVPALVLFSGMAIHSAIATSLFVIVLISLSGFTSHLFSGNDFNWGLTIQFLIGGFAGMTLGSLLARKLKGPTLQKIFAIAVALVAIFVIAKSTLL, from the coding sequence ATGACGATCGTGCTCGCAGTCCTGTTCGGAGCAGTAGTCGGTTTTGCCCTAGGGCTGACCGGCGGTGGAGGAGGCGTGTTCGCCGTTCCTCTGCTCGTCTTCGGATTGGGGGTCGAGCCGCGAGAAGCTGTAGGCATCTCTTTGGCTGCCGTCGGCGGCACGGCGATTTCCGGAGCACTTCCTCGATTGCTGCGAAATGAAATCGAACTGAGAACGGGCCTGCTATTTGCGATCTCGGGCATGTTGGGCGCGCCGGTGGGAGCTTACCTTTCCAAATTTGTCCCCGGAAACGTTTTGCTCATCCTGTTTGCACTGCTGATGTTCGTGGTCGCCTATCGCATGTGGCAGAAAGCCAAGAACCCGGCGGTCGCCGTACCGACGGCCAACTGCGAAAGAGATTCCGACCGTGCCAGTTGTCAGCGAGATGAAGACGGAAAACTGATCCTCACTTCCAAGTGTGCTCGGCTGCTGGTTTTGGTGGGTATCGCCACCGGCCTGCTATCGGGGATGTTCGGTGTCGGAGGTGGATTCGTGATTGTTCCAGCCCTGGTGCTTTTCAGCGGCATGGCCATTCATAGCGCAATCGCTACGTCGCTGTTTGTCATCGTGCTGATCAGCCTGAGCGGGTTTACTTCGCACCTTTTTAGTGGCAATGATTTCAACTGGGGTCTGACCATTCAGTTCTTGATCGGCGGGTTCGCAGGCATGACCCTTGGGAGCCTGCTCGCTCGAAAACTGAAAGGCCCCACGCTCCAAAAGATCTTTGCGATTGCGGTCGCACTGGTCGCCATATTTGTGATCGCCAAGTCAACACTCCTATAA
- a CDS encoding DUF1552 domain-containing protein: protein MANFNSRRWMINRRHVLRGMGASMALPLLQCMDPGRLMADEKVAAEQGQGKPKRAVFIYVPNGVNTLTWQIQKAGADYELSGPMKSLEEHRQQITPISGLYHPNGIGQAHECDKIWLTSAKISQEGGAFRNSVSADQMMADVTSQHTRFPSLELAITGGTLAWSKDGIPLPAERRPKAIFDRLFGVEKGGLEVAKAKLNRRGSVLDAILEDANDFRGKIGTEDRNKLDEYLHAVRDVELRTQRSYDWLEVPKPEVAAETKAKLTRDIPNTEAGDLYRTIYDLMVLALRTDMTRVITCMSGSESNGLAIPEIGVAQSRHELSHHNGDPEQLRRLTETDTFLVQQFSYFLNRLKSYQEDNETLLDRTMVLLGSGMAYGHSHGNANLPMVLAGGASMGFKHGTHVDFNLPTLGQYNMTEAQKHYHVCSRPVDSDAHLSNLLLTMMQRMDVKVDQFGDSHRVMTELLG from the coding sequence ATGGCCAACTTCAACTCACGACGATGGATGATCAACCGCCGACACGTGCTCCGTGGCATGGGTGCCAGTATGGCGTTACCCCTTCTGCAATGCATGGATCCTGGTCGCCTGATGGCCGACGAGAAGGTCGCTGCCGAGCAGGGACAAGGCAAACCGAAACGCGCCGTCTTCATTTACGTACCCAACGGCGTCAACACGCTCACCTGGCAAATTCAGAAAGCCGGAGCAGATTACGAGCTAAGCGGGCCGATGAAATCGCTCGAGGAGCATCGTCAGCAGATCACACCCATCAGCGGTCTCTATCATCCCAACGGGATCGGCCAGGCTCACGAGTGCGACAAGATCTGGCTCACTTCCGCCAAGATCAGCCAAGAAGGGGGTGCCTTCCGCAATAGCGTCTCGGCCGACCAGATGATGGCCGACGTGACTTCGCAGCATACGCGATTCCCTTCGCTCGAACTGGCAATCACCGGCGGCACGTTAGCCTGGTCGAAGGATGGCATTCCGCTGCCAGCCGAACGTCGCCCAAAAGCGATCTTCGATCGTCTCTTTGGCGTCGAAAAGGGTGGACTGGAAGTCGCCAAGGCAAAACTCAATCGCCGCGGCAGTGTGCTCGATGCCATCCTGGAAGATGCCAACGATTTCCGCGGCAAGATTGGAACGGAAGATCGTAACAAGCTCGACGAGTACCTTCACGCGGTTCGCGACGTCGAACTTCGCACCCAGCGCAGCTACGACTGGCTGGAAGTTCCCAAGCCAGAGGTCGCCGCCGAAACCAAGGCCAAGCTGACTCGCGACATCCCCAACACGGAAGCCGGCGATCTGTACCGGACGATCTACGACTTGATGGTGCTCGCACTACGCACCGACATGACTCGCGTCATTACCTGCATGAGCGGTAGTGAAAGCAACGGCCTGGCGATTCCTGAAATCGGGGTCGCCCAGTCACGGCACGAACTCTCGCACCACAATGGCGATCCAGAACAACTGCGTCGCCTCACCGAAACCGATACCTTCCTGGTTCAGCAGTTCTCGTACTTCCTGAACCGTCTGAAGTCGTACCAGGAAGACAACGAGACGCTGCTCGACCGGACGATGGTCCTGCTGGGTAGTGGCATGGCCTATGGTCATAGCCATGGCAATGCGAACCTGCCGATGGTGCTCGCTGGCGGTGCGTCGATGGGCTTTAAGCACGGTACCCATGTCGACTTCAACTTGCCGACTCTCGGCCAGTACAACATGACCGAAGCACAGAAGCACTATCACGTCTGCTCGCGTCCCGTCGATAGCGACGCCCACTTGAGCAACCTGCTGCTGACGATGATGCAGCGAATGGACGTCAAGGTCGACCAGTTCGGCGACAGCCACCGTGTGATGACAGAACTATTGGGGTAA
- a CDS encoding ArsR/SmtB family transcription factor yields the protein MNQQSGKPLGSVEHFTDAAECLRTLAHPVRLRIVQLLLHGRYTVGEIAKDCETPDNVTSEHLRLLQRCGFLQSEREGRFVYYQVAEPHLQQLMACIEGRFLPGSTKNE from the coding sequence ATGAATCAACAATCCGGCAAGCCCTTGGGAAGCGTAGAGCACTTCACCGACGCGGCGGAATGCCTTCGCACGCTGGCTCACCCGGTCCGACTCAGAATTGTCCAATTGCTGCTTCATGGGCGCTACACCGTCGGCGAGATCGCCAAAGATTGCGAAACGCCAGACAACGTGACGTCCGAACATTTGCGGCTGCTGCAGCGATGCGGCTTTTTGCAAAGCGAACGAGAAGGACGATTCGTGTACTACCAGGTTGCCGAGCCTCACCTTCAGCAATTGATGGCGTGCATCGAAGGACGCTTCCTTCCCGGCAGCACAAAGAATGAATGA
- a CDS encoding metallophosphoesterase gives MRSENRRFVFLLVCWWVACFATVAKAAEFLVISDIHFDPFTTLTQPTFKVLADAPASRWPELLKTYNQTLGATGNDSNYLLMVSAISAAKAHTPKPLFILYPGDFLAHQWQERYEKVAGKSIADDPAAYRQFTMRAIEVVTNEIRKQFPDVPVLATLGNDDSFCGDYWIQPDGMFLHQFADHWQPMLGSTIDADAFGQSFRSLGAYRAELPGLAADRLLVLNSVYWSGSYCSSYFDPKDQNCCQCHNPGTKPGHALMDWLTSELELARKQQKRVWFLMHVPPGLDSYIEEKDSGHSLAAEMWQPEFMQRYLKLIDEYRDVLHISFTGHTHMDDFRIDRLDGKPVLLHKIAPAVSPIFGNNPGFQTFQIDPQTSVISNWKTYSLNLADQQKYKLWKLEYEARTTYQLESLNAQSAEQLFRFMHAHPDSTFASAFRQHYNMGASVISPKDLSVYLCTILNATYPLFATCLQNHGLAQPKLAEEPAQVRRHAGGMIAK, from the coding sequence ATGAGAAGCGAAAACCGTCGATTCGTATTTCTACTGGTCTGCTGGTGGGTGGCATGCTTCGCCACCGTGGCGAAAGCGGCCGAGTTCCTGGTGATTTCCGATATTCACTTTGATCCATTCACGACTCTCACCCAACCGACATTCAAGGTCCTTGCCGATGCCCCAGCCAGTCGTTGGCCGGAACTTCTTAAAACCTATAATCAAACGCTGGGAGCCACTGGCAACGACTCGAACTACCTACTGATGGTCTCGGCGATAAGCGCGGCGAAGGCGCATACGCCTAAACCGCTATTCATTCTTTACCCTGGCGACTTCCTCGCACACCAGTGGCAAGAGCGCTACGAAAAGGTCGCCGGCAAGTCGATTGCGGACGACCCCGCCGCCTATCGCCAGTTCACCATGAGAGCGATTGAAGTCGTCACGAACGAAATCCGTAAACAGTTTCCTGACGTGCCTGTTCTGGCAACGCTCGGCAACGACGACTCGTTCTGCGGCGATTATTGGATCCAGCCCGATGGCATGTTTCTTCACCAATTCGCTGACCACTGGCAGCCGATGCTGGGCAGCACGATCGATGCCGATGCGTTTGGCCAATCGTTCCGATCGCTAGGGGCTTACCGCGCCGAACTGCCTGGACTGGCCGCCGATCGTTTGCTCGTGCTGAACTCGGTCTATTGGTCCGGCAGCTACTGCTCGTCCTATTTCGATCCGAAAGATCAGAACTGCTGCCAGTGTCATAATCCCGGCACCAAGCCGGGGCATGCCCTTATGGATTGGTTGACTTCTGAGTTGGAACTGGCCCGCAAGCAGCAGAAGCGGGTCTGGTTTCTGATGCATGTCCCACCGGGACTCGATAGCTACATCGAAGAGAAGGATAGCGGCCACAGCCTGGCAGCCGAGATGTGGCAGCCTGAGTTCATGCAGCGTTACCTGAAACTGATTGACGAGTATCGCGATGTCCTGCACATCTCGTTCACTGGACACACGCACATGGACGACTTCCGTATTGATCGGCTCGACGGCAAGCCGGTACTGCTGCACAAGATTGCCCCAGCGGTCAGTCCCATCTTTGGCAACAACCCCGGCTTCCAGACATTCCAGATTGATCCCCAGACAAGTGTTATCTCGAACTGGAAGACTTATTCGCTGAATCTGGCCGACCAGCAGAAATACAAATTGTGGAAGCTGGAATATGAAGCCCGCACCACCTATCAACTCGAGTCGCTCAACGCCCAGTCGGCCGAGCAGCTTTTCCGCTTCATGCATGCCCATCCTGATTCGACCTTTGCCAGTGCTTTTCGTCAGCACTACAACATGGGGGCATCGGTGATATCGCCGAAGGATCTGTCCGTTTATCTGTGTACCATCCTGAATGCCACCTACCCACTATTTGCTACCTGTCTGCAGAACCACGGCCTTGCCCAGCCCAAGCTGGCGGAAGAGCCAGCTCAAGTTCGTCGACACGCCGGTGGCATGATTGCCAAGTAA
- a CDS encoding DUF1592 domain-containing protein: protein MIRQLAHTTAWTLIIGLWLPTLVVAEPAHRPFSEEIGPFMQKHCVHCHGPESQEGDFRVDTLSEDVGAANSVNRWLEVIEKINNGEMPPEDEPNRPTAEQGAVVVEWLAARIEEGRSARMAKRQPVSFHRLTRVEYANTVEDLLGVRFGVADPGGLNEDAEYHGFDRIGSVLSLSASHVEKYYAAAEAILDEAYPDKPIEKSVVRKVALDLQGGPSSEQRQQLEEQGLADKVRVDMWPGHQLRGGRPGPGNDMVKNGGYFKVRIQVSGMKPPGGRAPHLTFYAEKIDRLLFEQDILAPEDKPTIVEFTCHLPPGTTTFDVTNDVPGPSNLPRSGRSGAIPFFSLKQGRIPWQIKLTDEEGVPLYPFLIIDWIEWEGPIITDEVQAKRARYMPTEEGNLDQVRQCLTRFCEDAFRRPVSERETHRYVAIASQQIESGASAKAAVKTAMLAVMCSKDFLFLVEGDSAQPTDSLNDFEIANRLSYMLWSTMPDEELIALAHEGKLQDKAILKQQLDRMLADPRAAKFSVEFPRQWLQMHKLGMFPPDQNLYPEYDPHLERSMRGETTAFFQEVLDQNLSLREFLDSDWTMVNPRLAMHYNMDGIDQDKFQRVPLAEADHRGGLLTQAAILSLTSDGTRHRPVHRGVWVMESIFGKSPPPPPANVDPIEPNPVDSPKATIRMKLEAHKHDPNCAACHRKIDPLGLAFDNFNAIGQWRTEEVVPSGTGANPKVDPSGVLPDGREFAGPQQFRQLLLANVDDFNHTFIKKLATYSLRRTMTIDDREDLEAIAVQSRADEYRVRDLVETFVLSDLFQRR, encoded by the coding sequence ATGATTCGACAGCTAGCTCATACCACAGCCTGGACTTTGATTATTGGTTTGTGGTTACCTACGCTCGTTGTTGCTGAGCCTGCCCATCGGCCGTTTTCGGAAGAGATCGGTCCATTCATGCAAAAGCATTGCGTGCATTGCCATGGACCTGAATCGCAAGAAGGGGACTTTCGCGTTGATACCCTGTCGGAAGATGTCGGTGCCGCCAATTCGGTCAATCGCTGGCTGGAAGTGATCGAGAAGATCAACAACGGCGAGATGCCCCCTGAAGACGAACCGAATCGCCCCACGGCCGAACAAGGAGCCGTGGTCGTCGAATGGCTGGCGGCCCGTATCGAAGAAGGCCGCTCGGCTCGCATGGCCAAGCGACAGCCTGTTTCGTTCCATCGCTTGACCCGCGTTGAATATGCCAACACGGTCGAGGACCTGCTCGGTGTGCGTTTCGGTGTCGCCGATCCGGGCGGGCTGAACGAAGATGCCGAGTATCACGGCTTCGATCGCATCGGTTCGGTGCTCTCTCTTTCCGCTTCTCATGTTGAAAAGTACTACGCTGCCGCGGAAGCCATTCTGGACGAGGCCTACCCCGATAAGCCAATCGAAAAGTCGGTCGTCCGTAAGGTCGCCCTCGACCTGCAGGGAGGCCCCAGCAGCGAGCAGCGGCAACAACTGGAAGAACAAGGACTAGCGGATAAAGTCCGTGTCGACATGTGGCCAGGCCATCAACTGCGAGGTGGCCGCCCTGGTCCCGGCAACGATATGGTAAAGAATGGCGGCTACTTCAAAGTCCGTATTCAGGTCAGCGGTATGAAACCGCCTGGCGGCCGAGCCCCTCACCTGACCTTCTATGCGGAAAAGATCGACCGCCTGTTGTTCGAGCAAGACATCCTCGCCCCGGAAGATAAACCAACGATCGTCGAGTTCACCTGCCATCTACCGCCCGGCACAACCACGTTCGACGTGACCAACGATGTCCCTGGACCATCCAACCTGCCGCGATCGGGCCGCTCGGGCGCGATTCCCTTTTTCAGTCTCAAGCAAGGTCGTATTCCCTGGCAGATCAAACTGACCGACGAAGAAGGCGTACCTCTCTATCCGTTCTTGATCATCGACTGGATCGAATGGGAAGGCCCGATCATCACCGACGAGGTCCAAGCCAAGCGGGCCCGGTATATGCCTACCGAAGAAGGGAACCTGGACCAGGTTCGCCAGTGCCTGACGCGATTCTGCGAAGATGCCTTCCGTCGCCCCGTCTCAGAGAGGGAAACACATCGCTACGTTGCTATCGCCTCCCAGCAGATCGAATCTGGTGCCAGCGCGAAAGCAGCCGTAAAAACGGCCATGCTGGCGGTGATGTGCTCCAAGGACTTCCTGTTCCTGGTGGAAGGAGACTCCGCGCAGCCAACCGATAGCCTGAACGATTTCGAGATCGCCAATCGCCTGTCGTACATGCTGTGGAGCACCATGCCGGATGAAGAACTCATCGCGTTGGCTCACGAAGGCAAGCTTCAAGACAAAGCGATTCTGAAGCAGCAGTTGGATCGCATGTTGGCCGATCCGCGTGCAGCCAAGTTCAGTGTCGAGTTCCCTCGGCAGTGGCTGCAGATGCATAAGCTGGGGATGTTCCCGCCTGATCAAAATCTTTATCCCGAGTACGATCCGCATCTCGAACGCAGCATGCGTGGCGAGACGACAGCCTTCTTTCAGGAAGTGCTGGATCAGAACCTGAGCCTGCGCGAATTCCTCGATTCCGACTGGACTATGGTGAATCCGCGTTTGGCGATGCACTACAACATGGACGGGATCGATCAGGATAAATTTCAGCGTGTGCCTCTGGCTGAAGCAGATCACCGCGGTGGTCTGCTGACTCAGGCCGCGATTCTTTCGCTGACATCCGACGGAACACGTCACCGCCCGGTTCATCGTGGCGTGTGGGTGATGGAATCGATCTTCGGCAAGTCCCCTCCTCCACCACCGGCCAATGTCGATCCGATCGAACCCAACCCGGTCGATTCCCCCAAGGCGACCATCCGTATGAAGTTGGAGGCCCACAAGCACGATCCTAACTGTGCGGCCTGTCATCGTAAGATCGATCCACTCGGTCTGGCCTTCGACAACTTCAACGCAATCGGCCAGTGGCGAACCGAAGAAGTGGTTCCCTCCGGCACCGGTGCCAATCCGAAAGTCGATCCCAGCGGTGTGCTACCAGATGGCCGCGAGTTCGCTGGCCCCCAACAGTTCCGCCAACTGCTGCTGGCCAATGTCGACGACTTCAACCACACGTTCATCAAAAAGCTTGCTACGTATTCCCTCCGCCGCACGATGACCATCGACGATCGGGAAGATCTCGAAGCCATCGCGGTCCAAAGCCGTGCCGACGAGTACCGCGTGCGCGACTTAGTGGAAACGTTTGTTTTGTCTGACCTCTTTCAAAGACGATAA
- a CDS encoding alpha/beta hydrolase, translated as MKRMLLSIAALLLIQQAIFAEGKQLKDVPYGEHPRQVLDFYQAESDSPTPVVFYIHGGGWQGGDKKTNPKAFLDNGISVVAINYRYVKQAVEEGVTPPVKAPLEDAARALQFVRSKAGEWNLDKERIGATGGSAGACSSLWLAFHDDMADPKSDDPIARESTRLFCAAVNGAQVSLDPKQLREWMPNYRYGAHAFGLPNLDVVMEKREEVMPWIKEYSPYSLVSKDDPPIALFYGGEVPKLGSSPKDPTHSGVMGLTLAEKLKEVGVDVYLKVPGVEKPEYNSSTEYLIAKLKK; from the coding sequence ATGAAACGTATGTTGTTGTCGATTGCTGCCTTGTTGTTGATTCAACAGGCCATCTTTGCCGAAGGCAAGCAGCTGAAGGATGTCCCGTATGGCGAACACCCTCGGCAAGTGCTCGACTTCTACCAGGCCGAATCCGATTCGCCGACGCCGGTTGTCTTCTACATTCACGGCGGTGGATGGCAAGGGGGCGACAAGAAGACCAATCCCAAGGCCTTTCTGGATAACGGTATCTCGGTGGTTGCTATCAATTACCGCTACGTGAAACAAGCCGTCGAAGAGGGTGTAACGCCTCCGGTCAAAGCCCCTCTGGAAGATGCCGCACGTGCTTTGCAATTTGTCCGCTCGAAAGCGGGAGAATGGAACCTCGACAAAGAACGAATCGGTGCTACCGGTGGTTCGGCTGGCGCATGTTCTTCGCTGTGGCTGGCCTTTCATGATGACATGGCCGATCCCAAGAGCGACGATCCGATTGCCCGCGAATCGACCCGCCTGTTCTGCGCTGCGGTCAATGGTGCCCAGGTTTCGCTCGATCCCAAGCAGCTACGCGAGTGGATGCCCAACTATCGCTACGGTGCCCACGCGTTTGGTCTGCCCAATCTGGACGTGGTGATGGAGAAACGCGAAGAAGTAATGCCGTGGATCAAGGAATACTCGCCATACTCGCTCGTCAGCAAAGACGATCCACCGATCGCCCTGTTCTACGGTGGCGAAGTTCCTAAACTGGGTTCCTCCCCCAAAGATCCAACCCACTCCGGTGTGATGGGTTTGACCTTGGCTGAAAAGCTGAAAGAGGTGGGCGTCGATGTCTACTTGAAGGTCCCAGGCGTGGAGAAGCCTGAGTATAACAGCTCGACGGAATACCTGATCGCGAAGCTAAAGAAGTAG
- a CDS encoding MBL fold metallo-hydrolase, with protein sequence MLLKYFYDKSLAHASYMVGCQRGGVAVIVDPGRDIQKYLDAAQREGVKITGVAETHIHADYVSGARELADRVGATLYVSDEGPKEWKYEYAHQYSHQLLHDGDHFMIGNIRFDVLHTPGHTPESISFMLTDQGGGAQEPMGIFTGDFVFVNAVGRPDLLEQAAKIMNTARAGAVDLFHSLEKFKQLPEYLQVWPAHGAGSACGKGLGAVPSSTVGYEKRFNPGLQFNDEEAFVEYILADQPEVPPYFAVMKRVNKEGPKVIGEKATTKKLSASQLSAAIEQGTVVDLVASKTFAQGHAPGTINIPFGMLSTWGGWLIDYDRPTSLIGSSEQIEEALHVLFSIGAEDISGYFERDELAQANVLTESYETVTATELSELLADQSVALVDVRSEQEWNAGHIPHAQHHFLGKLPETLDTIPQGQKVVINCRSGARSSVGVSVLQAAGRKDVINLEGGYTAWTGKGYSVVHPEAVASK encoded by the coding sequence ATGTTACTGAAATACTTTTACGACAAGTCCTTGGCTCATGCTTCTTACATGGTGGGATGCCAACGCGGCGGAGTGGCCGTGATTGTCGACCCAGGCCGCGACATCCAAAAGTACCTGGATGCCGCCCAGCGAGAAGGGGTCAAGATCACCGGTGTCGCCGAAACCCACATCCACGCCGACTACGTCTCCGGTGCACGCGAACTAGCCGATCGCGTGGGTGCCACGCTCTATGTTTCGGACGAAGGTCCGAAGGAGTGGAAGTACGAATACGCTCACCAATACTCGCATCAGTTGCTGCACGATGGCGATCACTTCATGATCGGAAACATTCGTTTCGACGTGCTGCACACACCTGGCCATACGCCAGAAAGCATTTCCTTTATGCTGACTGACCAAGGGGGTGGAGCCCAAGAGCCGATGGGAATCTTCACCGGCGACTTCGTGTTTGTGAACGCGGTCGGTCGCCCCGACCTGTTGGAGCAGGCCGCCAAGATCATGAACACCGCGAGAGCAGGTGCCGTCGATCTTTTCCATTCGCTCGAGAAGTTCAAGCAACTGCCTGAGTACCTGCAAGTTTGGCCAGCCCATGGTGCCGGAAGTGCCTGTGGAAAGGGACTCGGTGCCGTTCCATCGTCGACCGTTGGTTACGAGAAGCGGTTCAACCCAGGCCTGCAGTTCAACGATGAAGAAGCGTTCGTTGAATACATCCTGGCCGATCAACCGGAAGTGCCTCCGTACTTCGCCGTGATGAAGCGAGTCAACAAGGAAGGCCCCAAGGTGATTGGCGAAAAGGCAACGACCAAAAAACTTTCGGCCAGCCAGCTTTCCGCAGCTATCGAGCAAGGCACCGTGGTCGATCTGGTCGCCTCGAAGACCTTCGCCCAGGGACACGCCCCGGGAACGATTAACATCCCCTTCGGCATGCTGAGCACCTGGGGAGGTTGGCTGATCGACTACGATCGTCCAACCAGCTTGATTGGCTCCTCGGAGCAAATCGAAGAGGCCCTGCACGTTCTTTTCAGTATCGGAGCCGAAGACATCAGTGGCTATTTCGAGCGAGACGAACTCGCCCAGGCAAACGTCCTGACCGAAAGCTACGAAACGGTCACCGCAACCGAGCTATCCGAACTGCTGGCCGATCAATCGGTCGCACTGGTCGACGTGCGAAGTGAACAAGAGTGGAACGCTGGCCATATCCCTCATGCCCAGCATCACTTCCTTGGCAAGTTGCCTGAAACGCTCGACACGATCCCACAGGGTCAAAAAGTGGTGATCAACTGCCGAAGCGGTGCTCGCTCGTCCGTTGGTGTCAGCGTGCTCCAGGCTGCCGGTCGCAAGGACGTGATCAACCTTGAGGGGGGCTACACGGCCTGGACAGGCAAAGGTTACTCGGTGGTTCACCCCGAGGCCGTTGCATCCAAGTGA
- a CDS encoding DUF1641 domain-containing protein encodes MINTTTQARSQSLAERLNDPRTQEMLHRLLDHAEVLDNLLAMAQDVPNLVAIATDLFDAVARQAADQNIDLEQRATQLLLLFKKATDPENLQALNVLVDHLPQLEKAAEMSDDLPNLIAVATDVFDEWAAELKADGVELEQSVRNGLRAALYLGGQIRREELDRLGYLLKSDVLSQHSVETVSLMGSALSSCRQGSCEHPVPERMGLMGLLSASRDSNTQRALAFAVQFGKCFGNLLDKNHPSTSPDVKN; translated from the coding sequence ATGATCAATACGACGACCCAGGCACGTTCTCAATCTCTGGCAGAGCGGTTGAACGACCCTCGCACGCAAGAGATGTTGCATCGCCTGCTAGACCATGCAGAAGTGCTGGACAATCTGCTTGCGATGGCCCAAGACGTACCCAATCTTGTTGCCATCGCAACGGACTTGTTCGACGCCGTCGCTCGCCAGGCCGCTGATCAAAACATCGACCTCGAGCAACGTGCTACCCAATTGCTTCTGCTTTTCAAGAAGGCGACCGACCCCGAGAACCTCCAGGCATTGAACGTGTTGGTCGATCACCTTCCGCAACTGGAGAAAGCAGCAGAGATGTCGGACGATTTGCCGAACCTGATAGCCGTAGCGACCGATGTCTTCGATGAATGGGCCGCCGAGTTGAAAGCGGATGGCGTCGAACTGGAGCAGAGTGTCCGCAACGGGCTTCGTGCGGCACTCTACCTGGGTGGCCAAATCCGACGTGAAGAACTCGACCGGCTGGGTTACTTACTCAAGTCGGATGTCCTCAGTCAGCATTCCGTCGAAACGGTGAGCCTGATGGGCTCGGCCTTATCGTCTTGTCGCCAAGGAAGCTGCGAACATCCGGTGCCTGAACGCATGGGGCTAATGGGACTGCTCAGCGCCTCACGCGATTCCAATACGCAGCGTGCATTGGCCTTTGCAGTTCAATTCGGGAAGTGCTTTGGCAATTTGCTCGATAAGAACCATCCCTCCACCTCCCCCGATGTCAAGAATTAG